Genomic window (Bombyx mori chromosome 9, ASM3026992v2):
ttggaaaaaatataataacgaaaaaaaaacttctccaACTATTTAAATGGATTAaacttaattgaacttcaattaaaaacatcgaactgttgatgttaaTAAGATAATATCAATACTATTATCGTGCAGATATGAAAAACCAAAATCAAACGAACTGCCAGATCTCAAAATACTGTTAAGTTTGTTTTGCGTGAAatgaaacgtatttttttattatttatgtatggtTGTTTTCATAATATTCATTTAACAACGTATAACAATTTAATATGTTATTAAAAACGCAAGACCGTAAAAAAcgaaaaagtagttttaagtaTGTCTATGAGTCGtctacgaaaacaaaaaaaaaaacactggatCGTATAATTTACTGCGaagcgattttgtttttattataattctagTCGAAGCGTTTGTTTtaaatgtaggattggtaagaacggaacgtatgaaaagtgtggaacggagcgttaaaaTGTGAGTgaaagaaaacggaaagaaagggagaagagaatgacagacagaatgacagagaaaaggaagatggcgaagacggttaaaaaattAGCAAGGCGTaggtaataaaagtgttaactgatttttaattattattattataacagaagattttggaacagcgtaacttttattttatgtgctgcgatccctattctacataaatattatttattagtgtttAATGCTATACATTTGGTCATTTGGACAAATCAATCACCAtgacataattttataaaaaaaacacaaatggtTTCCCTTGTCTCGGTTTCGTTTAGATCAATTATGTATAATTCACACATGCTGTGGAAGTGAAACTTTCAGAaatattctatctcattctctcgcaaGTTATATCCTATAGGTGCatatgtttgtctctttttagcATCGCTTTTTCATTTCGAGTTTCAACAATGCTAATGAAGTCTTCCGTACAATATTTGCCtaacaacaaatattttacGCTTCTTATTTCGTTTGTTAGCACTATCTATATTATCTTTGTAAacaaatatactttttatatGTCATAGTTACTCTCCGGTTGCCTAGAAGAGATAATTCTAGGGCAGTGGTCGGCAAGCTTATTAGCCAAACAGCAAAATATGCAGTTTAAAacggattaaaaaaaatggagagCCAAATCTGTTTGTAAATGTAGCATTCATTAttgtaaatcataaaataaatgctaTATTGTATACTGCTTCGATTAatatctaataatataataatcgaCATCAGTCGGGGGTGCTGATATTATATGACCGTACTTACTATTAAACGGCTTTTCCGTTCACAGCCGGATAATATTAGAGGCCGGGCAAGCCCGTAGGATATTTTTGCCAGAGCCACACTCAATAATTCAAAGAGCCGCACTTTGCCGACCTCTGTTCTAGGGCATAACAAATCGACAATAGCAAATctctttaaaattacattttggaTAATACGATTCGCTTCAGACTTAATTATTGGTGTAGATATAGTATGTAACTTATTTCTAAACACGTACATGTATCCATCCTAGTGTGATGAGGTTGTGTTGGTCCTGGTAGTGAAATATCTCCTCTTCATTGTTGGTGCTACATGAGTCCGGGGTACCGGATTGCTTCGGAACTATGACGTGTGTGATCTTCAACTGGTTCCGTTCCTAATGAAACAGTATACCAAAAGATCGTTAATATATTTCGCTATATCAGtgattctcaaactttttttctCAAGGCATGGTTTTaacaatttcaaatattgaGGAAACACTAAGAAAACACTGTTGTAAAGTTGGTTACTTAATAGACTGTGTCAAAAAGtttctgttaatattttttagtgtaaaataaattaatatgttttacaataaattaataataagaattcacttgaaaaacatataaaactaaatttcTTAAATTTGGCGACAATCACTTGTCTACGATTTCAACATGAAAAAGGGGAATATTAATGTAGGACACcaggtaaaatttaaaatagacaTCAAATTCTATACTTTTTTATGAGTTCTTTATCAAATATTAGCTCTATGTTACATGCTATGTTGCatgttacataaaattataatttgcgtaattactggtggtaggacctcttgtgagtccgcacgggtaggtaccaccgccctgcctatttctgccgtgaagcagtaatgcgtttcggtttgaagggtagggcagccgttgtaactacactgagaccttagaacttatatctcaaggtgggtggcgcatttacgttgtaaatgtctatgggctccagtaaccacttaacaccaggtgagctgtgagctcgtccacccatctaagcaataaataaaaaataaaaaataacatgtaTGAGAGGCCTAATTGTCTATTTTTTCCTCATTTCAATAAATACCACATGCTCCAAAATATAGCTAGTGATTTTACTGTCAATCTACTAACACTTCACTTAACTAAGAGTATGTAATGGATTTAGTGTTCGAAAAACTTAATGTAATAGTTGAGTTACATTCAAAAACTGTGGGTGACAACTATTTCATACCAACATTTCTTTTCGTCGTAAAACAGATATTTAGATTGTTCTTTATTATTTGATTGAATCACATTCAACAAAGTTTAATTAACAATCACTCCGAGACTAGTCTTCTATTTACAAATAACTATAGGATCTAtgatttatatctttttttttgtacatatatTCACTCTTACCAGTATCCCCGCGAGTATACCACAGGTCTCTATATTTCGTGTGGTATTATCGGCAGCGAGACGCAAGAATCGACCGAGTAACGCCGCGGGCACAACCACGGTGCGGAGTCGGTGAGAACCGTACAACGCGCCCCCAAGACTGCTGTCactagaaataatataaaatctcATTATTTCTGTTCATTTAACAGATGTAGAATTCATAGCTTGTTTGATTTTAAGTGAATATCAGAGctaatagatagatagacatcCATTATACAATTGTTGAGGGCGGCATTCTCATTGTATATTCAACAGTCTACAGTAAACCCCAACACTATAGAATATCTTTGAACCTGAAACctatgtatgaaaaaaaaattgtaagaaaaGCTTCAAACTGTAATGCAAGACGACTCAGAAAAAGGCAGAGGCAGAATGATGATATCGACTCTTAAACTCTCACAATACAACAACGTATTGATTTCatgtcattaatattattaatctgATTTACAATGAATCATActtgaatgaatgaaaaaatatCTTATGAACATTTATCGAAAACAATATCTAAGTATGTACATACAGTATGTAATACTAACCTACCTCAATGTCAATGTTGAATATTTATatcaacgcttgaaaggcaaaagtgaccaAGCGACAAtgtgtgaactttacagtagactaatttaaagttggaataaatttaaaatatgagaaatacctgaaaaaaaatctattttaacgaatctagctgtaggattgaaatgattttcaggacctagaaatatatttttttgcgcatcgaatatggttattgcctgtcatttatgtacaaagcagttattgtcgctaagtcacgtttgcctttcaagcgtcgatataatgtacatatgtctatatgtttcCAACCACAACAAAGCTAATGAAGTGCTGACATTTTACTGAATACTTAAAGTATTAAATGATCTTACTTATGTGGCCTTGAAGGTGGTATAAGAGGTGGCACAGGTTGGTAGTGATGGGGAGGTGCTTGCGGAGGTTCTGCTGCAAAGTCATCAGGATACAAGACCCTATCAACAGCTGGTGCCGACGGTGAAACTACCCATTGTTCCTGTGAAATCCATAATATATTTTCGAACTATTTTATTATCTCCTATATGCAAATAGTAAATATAGACTTTGGtacatttacatattttcttTCTTGAAAACAATATAGAGTGGAGGCTAACATCCAAGGATTTGGATTTACCACTATAGAGGCAGAAGTCCTTTTTACGAGGTCAAAGAATCAATGGCATTGAACTACCATTACTTCAATTACATTGAACTATCATTACTTCAATGGCATTGAAGATGTAAGCATCAATGTAATTGAAGTAATGGTAGTTCAATGCCTACATTCATTGTAAGTAACATTTACCATTCAATTTTTTGCCTATGGTTGTATACTGGTGAATGTTTCACTTTGAATAGTGAAAGACTTGCATAGAATAAcgtgttataatataaaaagtttAAAGAAGCTAACTCACATTATTCAATAAGTGAGGGATTGTTGAGTTTCCATCTCTCTTATTTTCGTCTGCTTGTAATCTTTCAGCGAGTTTCGCATCGGCCTGCTCTTGTTTCTTCTTTTGTGCTTCGGCAATCTGTCGCTTTTCCTTAAATTTACACATTGATTTATCATAAGGATTgctgatatatttattttattttattgctagatgggtggacaagctcacagcccacctggtgttaagtggttactggagcccatagacttctacaacgtaaatgcgccacccacctcgagaagttctaagatctcagtatagttacaacggctaccccacccttccaaccgaaacgcattactgcttcacggcggaaatagccggggtggtggtacctacccgtgcggactcccaagaggtcctaccaccagtgattacgcaaatcataattttgcgggtttgatttttattacacgatgttattccttcaccgtggaagtcaactaaacaataaaaaagcaatACGCACCTCATTCTCTTTATACTGGGCATGTTCTTTAGCATATTGATCCAAGAGCTTTTGTTTCAGTTTCTCAGCTTTAGGCATCACCTCTTTGAGTTTACCCTGATTGACAGATTTCACTTGTGCTGGCACACTACTGTATTCTGGATGTTTCCGTATCTTTTCCAGGAATAGTGTCATGAACTTCATATATAGAATATATGCGTTCTCCAAGCTCCCTTCTGCTAGATACACATTAGCCATTCTTACCATCTCAAGACCAGATCTATAGTACCtgcacaaataaataataataataagaataataataataaacatttattccaaacacaaattaagtacaaaaaataaataaaaaaagataacaaagataacgaggcttggaaatggttaccggctcagcaatgcctaacagtatcgagacaatcggtactgcggcgctgatcttccgccggcacctgcggagtgacgcgcacaccagcatcagaccgaccaatacacatcattgtaaaatatattaaaaaataaaaagaacatgaataataaaaaataaaaaaaaacagttatgaaaaggacaacaaaatgacattattaaattaattaaataaaaattgctgtTGCAAagcacaattaattatagtacggagtaattatatttgatattttcgaatttttcttgtatattcaaaagatatacttttaaatttgttttaaaggacCTTAGCGTTCACTGGTGCCGG
Coding sequences:
- the LOC101744622 gene encoding STAM-binding protein-like A, with the protein product MQLEEKRPKHVDLASMEPSARVKQLANYGTMVDVDPNVPPRRYYRSGLEMVRMANVYLAEGSLENAYILYMKFMTLFLEKIRKHPEYSSVPAQVKSVNQGKLKEVMPKAEKLKQKLLDQYAKEHAQYKENEEKRQIAEAQKKKQEQADAKLAERLQADENKRDGNSTIPHLLNNEQWVVSPSAPAVDRVLYPDDFAAEPPQAPPHHYQPVPPLIPPSRPHNDSSLGGALYGSHRLRTVVVPAALLGRFLRLAADNTTRNIETCGILAGILERNQLKITHVIVPKQSGTPDSCSTNNEEEIFHYQDQHNLITLGWIHTHPTQTAFLSSVDLHTQCSYQLMMAEAIAIVCAPKYNETGYFALTPDYGMQFIANCRQSGFHPHPNDPPLFHNVSHINVDDAAPIEMVDLRR